From Halobacteriovorax sp. HLS, the proteins below share one genomic window:
- a CDS encoding MATE family efflux transporter has translation MKDKVELTFGGLFFFSIPSILGSLLEPISGVVDSALIGNRDTHWLAALSIGVILLSSFTWVFNFLIHTSTQAVSESFARNDHNIVVQKIKVALLLSFIIGVLSSIGLYIFRIPLFLFTGATDELLPLVEDYFNIRLLGQTFLIISFTSISILRGLSRVKESFYLIFLTTIVNISSSWYLLNFTELGISSVAWGTVLAGLLSMIIGLALIFREEFIREKFFEARLNKAQWIHFGKNSFNMFCRSMILTSCFFLSTKCASRLGAEGLAAHQIILELWLISSFLIDGVAITANIMAAKFKGEGSESKYQDLKKQILLLSAVIGLSFTLIYFVFSDQLWNIFSNDELVFAQIRTVWPYIALSQMLLAVSYIYDGLLFGLERFSFLRKQMFIAFFVSYLPFILFSIYYNSFVAIWLGMISLGVYRLFMGYFGTKSIGDLN, from the coding sequence GTGAAGGATAAAGTCGAGCTCACTTTTGGTGGGCTTTTCTTTTTTTCTATTCCTAGTATCTTGGGCTCATTACTAGAGCCTATCTCTGGTGTGGTTGACTCGGCCCTAATAGGCAATAGGGATACACACTGGCTAGCAGCACTCTCTATTGGGGTGATTCTTCTAAGCTCTTTTACATGGGTTTTTAACTTTCTCATTCATACTTCAACTCAAGCCGTAAGTGAGTCTTTTGCTCGTAATGATCACAATATTGTTGTTCAAAAAATAAAGGTGGCCTTACTACTTTCTTTTATTATTGGTGTACTCTCAAGTATTGGATTGTATATCTTTAGAATTCCACTTTTTCTATTCACTGGTGCTACCGATGAACTGCTCCCTCTGGTTGAAGATTATTTTAATATTCGTCTTTTAGGGCAAACATTTTTAATTATTTCTTTTACTTCAATTTCTATTCTCAGAGGTCTTTCCAGAGTTAAGGAGAGCTTTTATCTCATTTTTCTTACAACCATCGTGAATATTTCTAGTTCTTGGTACTTATTAAATTTCACAGAACTTGGAATTTCTTCTGTAGCATGGGGAACCGTTTTGGCCGGACTATTATCAATGATCATAGGTTTAGCTTTAATTTTTAGAGAGGAATTCATTAGAGAGAAATTCTTTGAAGCTCGACTCAATAAAGCTCAGTGGATTCATTTTGGAAAGAACTCTTTTAATATGTTTTGTCGCTCGATGATTTTAACAAGTTGCTTTTTCCTAAGTACTAAATGTGCCTCGAGACTTGGTGCTGAAGGGCTTGCTGCTCATCAAATTATACTTGAATTATGGCTTATCTCCTCCTTTTTGATTGATGGAGTTGCGATAACTGCGAATATCATGGCAGCAAAATTCAAAGGAGAAGGCAGCGAAAGTAAGTATCAAGATCTTAAAAAGCAGATTCTTCTATTGTCCGCTGTAATTGGCCTTTCTTTTACATTGATCTACTTTGTATTTTCTGATCAGCTGTGGAATATCTTTTCTAATGACGAACTCGTATTTGCTCAGATAAGAACAGTTTGGCCTTATATAGCTTTATCTCAAATGCTACTTGCTGTTTCATATATCTATGATGGATTATTATTTGGCCTTGAGAGATTCAGTTTTCTTCGCAAGCAAATGTTTATTGCTTTCTTTGTCTCATACTTACCGTTTATTCTTTTTTCTATTTATTATAATAGTTTTGTCGCCATATGGTTAGGTATGATCTCATTGGGAGTCTATCGTTTATTTATGGGGTATTTTGGTACAAAGTCAATAGGGGATTTGAATTGA
- a CDS encoding potassium channel family protein yields MSRKRISIHSRLIQLISSKEFIALTILGNTVIIVFSTVVFHLETDVNPLMTEYLDAVWWAFATVTTVGYGDIVPMTYFGKIIGIFLMLLGTGIFATYTALFANALLGRDIGRLKGEVRHIRSGMRNIEQDEENLELSIEEIRNTLNRLEKQFKKDKQKKEN; encoded by the coding sequence GTGTCCAGAAAGAGAATTTCGATCCATTCAAGACTAATTCAACTAATTAGCTCGAAAGAATTTATTGCTTTAACAATTCTAGGAAACACTGTAATTATTGTTTTTTCTACTGTAGTTTTTCACTTAGAAACTGATGTTAATCCATTAATGACTGAGTATTTAGATGCTGTATGGTGGGCCTTTGCTACTGTAACAACTGTTGGCTATGGGGATATTGTACCTATGACTTACTTTGGTAAGATTATCGGTATCTTCCTTATGCTCTTAGGGACTGGAATATTTGCTACTTATACGGCACTTTTTGCAAATGCTCTTCTAGGAAGAGATATTGGAAGGCTAAAAGGTGAAGTTAGGCATATCCGATCTGGAATGAGAAATATTGAGCAAGATGAAGAGAATCTCGAGCTCTCTATTGAAGAAATTAGAAATACTTTAAATAGATTAGAAAAACAATTTAAGAAAGATAAACAAAAAAAGGAAAATTAA
- a CDS encoding SirB2 family protein, with product MSYEVYKVLHVLAIIVTVAGLAIGYYSTQPKHIKIVSGISSFLILVAGMGLLARLGNSHGDGFPAWVVAKIVIWLIISITGPVFAKRLSASLKPKLFWGYIFLFFLATYIAVNKPF from the coding sequence ATGTCTTATGAAGTTTATAAGGTACTTCACGTACTTGCTATCATCGTTACAGTTGCTGGACTTGCAATTGGTTATTACTCAACTCAACCTAAGCATATTAAAATTGTTTCAGGTATCTCAAGTTTTCTAATTCTTGTTGCAGGTATGGGATTACTTGCTAGATTAGGAAATAGTCATGGCGATGGATTTCCTGCATGGGTTGTTGCTAAGATCGTAATCTGGCTAATTATCTCAATTACAGGACCAGTTTTTGCCAAGAGATTGTCGGCTTCTTTAAAGCCTAAACTATTTTGGGGATATATCTTCCTATTCTTCCTTGCAACATATATTGCTGTAAATAAGCCTTTCTAG